A window of the Lactuca sativa cultivar Salinas chromosome 5, Lsat_Salinas_v11, whole genome shotgun sequence genome harbors these coding sequences:
- the LOC111910297 gene encoding protein IQ-domain 26 has protein sequence MGKASRWFKALLGMKKDKENIDNRKEKKRWSFGKPMKESPSPATVAVPVATNGNPPVNDSAWMLSYKEQNKHAIAVAAATAAAADAAVAAAQAAVAVVRLTSHGRGTLFSDGRERWAAVKIQTVFRAHLARKALRALKGLVKLQAVVRGFLVRKRAAATLYSMQALLRAQAAVRSQRARRSFRDHRSQPEIRHRKSTERFDHDTRSEFHSKRLSTSYESTTTSYEESPKIVEIDTYRPHTRSRRIHTCTTDSSEESHHYHNMASPIPTRIQDSEWGFMGDEYKCSKTTQSTPRFARSNGQTTPAKSVCGDSFFRAYSNHPSYMANTQSFKAKQRSQSAPKQRPENGVKKRLSLIEIMASRSSLSGVRMQRFCSKAQETIKEL, from the exons ATGGGAAAAGCTTCAAGGTGGTTCAAAGCGTTATTGGGTATGAAGAAAGACAAAGAAAACATCGATAACAGAAAAGAGAAGAAACGATGGAGCTTCGGAAAACCCATGAAGGAGTCTCCATCTCCGGCGACGGTGGCGGTACCGGTGGCGACTAATGGTAATCCACCAGTAAACGATTCAGCTTGGATGCTATCTTACAAGGAACAGAACAAACATGCAATTGCcgttgctgcagccaccgcagcgGCAGCAGACGCCGCTGTTGCCGCCGCGCAGGCTGCCGTCGCTGTCGTGAGACTCACCAGCCACGGCAGAGGAACTCTCTTTAgcgatggcagagaaagatgggCTGCAGTCAAGATTCAAACAGTATTCAGAGCTCATTTG GCAAGAAAGGCATTAAGAGCTTTGAAAGGACTGGTGAAACTACAGGCTGTTGTTAGGGGATTTCTTGTAAGGAAAAGAGCAGCCGCAACACTATATAGTATGCAAGCTCTTCTTAGAGCTCAGGCGGCTGTTAGATCCCAAAGGGCTCGTCGGTCGTTCAGAGATCACCGGAGTCAACCAGAAATCCGGCACCGGAAATCCACT GAGAGGTTTGATCATGATACACGAAGTGAATTCCATAGCAAAAGACTTTCAACCTCGTACGAATCCACAACAACTTCATATGAAGAAAGCCCAAAAATCGTTGAAATCGACACGTACAGACCCCATACAAGATCCCGACGAATCCACACATGCACAACGGATTCAAGCGAAGAATCACATCACTATCACAACATGGCATCTCCGATTCCGACCAGAATCCAAGATTCCGAGTGGGGGTTCATGGGTGATGAATACAAGTGCTCGAAAACCACTCAAAGCACACCCCGTTTTGCTAGGTCAAACGGTCAAACCACGCCTGCAAAAAGCGTATGTGGGGATAGTTTCTTTAGGgcttattcaaaccatccaagtTACATGGCGAACACACAATCGTTCAAGGCGAAACAAAGATCACAGAGTGCTCCTAAGCAAAGACCAGAGAATGGGGTCAAGAAGAGGTTATCGCTTATTGAAATAATGGCATCGAGAAGTAGTTTAAGTGGTGTGAGGATGCAAAGGTTTTGTTCTAAAGCTCAAGAAACTATAAAGGAATTATGA